One Fibrobacter sp. UWB13 DNA window includes the following coding sequences:
- a CDS encoding TIGR02147 family protein gives MPEVLDYLEYREYLKDWFVETKKDNPFTSYRYLGQKTGVDPAWLVRVFQKEGHLNESTLPVFIRICGLDDRRAEYFKTLYRFNKTKAKQTLSELYYKLLELRSLETRVLSEPELAYFGSWACAALRALIGITKDTSDIAGLGKHLNPPISQDDARNALGILKQLGLVVPDGTGGWNITDQIISTGGEVKSSAVRSFHRHTMELAQESLDRHKPEERDISSVVFTADESDLPEIKHKIEEFRRGLLQFARKSERADRVYALNIAMYPLSDKVADPATGPTSPENKGGAK, from the coding sequence ATGCCTGAAGTATTAGATTACCTGGAATATCGCGAGTACCTTAAGGACTGGTTTGTCGAGACCAAGAAAGACAACCCGTTCACCTCGTACCGCTATCTCGGCCAGAAAACCGGCGTGGACCCGGCCTGGCTTGTTCGAGTTTTCCAAAAAGAAGGCCATCTGAACGAGAGCACCCTGCCCGTGTTCATCAGAATTTGCGGCCTAGACGACAGACGGGCAGAGTATTTCAAGACACTTTACAGGTTCAACAAGACCAAGGCAAAGCAGACGCTCTCCGAGCTTTACTACAAGCTCCTGGAACTCCGTTCCCTTGAAACGCGCGTGCTTTCGGAACCGGAACTCGCCTACTTTGGCAGCTGGGCATGCGCTGCGCTCCGCGCCCTCATCGGCATCACGAAGGACACGAGCGATATCGCCGGCCTCGGCAAGCATTTGAACCCGCCTATTTCGCAGGATGACGCCCGCAACGCGCTCGGCATCTTGAAGCAGCTTGGGCTCGTCGTGCCGGACGGCACCGGCGGCTGGAACATCACCGACCAGATTATCAGTACTGGCGGCGAAGTCAAGAGTTCTGCAGTCCGCAGTTTCCACAGACACACAATGGAACTTGCGCAGGAATCACTTGACCGTCACAAGCCTGAAGAACGCGACATTTCGAGCGTGGTATTCACCGCTGATGAATCCGACCTGCCCGAAATCAAGCACAAGATTGAAGAATTTCGCCGCGGGCTTTTGCAGTTTGCCCGCAAGAGCGAACGCGCCGACCGCGTTTATGCACTGAACATCGCTATGTACCCCCTCTCCGACAAGGTAGCCGACCCGGCAACAGGCCCTACCTCGCCCGAAAACAAAGGAGGTGCAAAATGA
- a CDS encoding carboxypeptidase-like regulatory domain-containing protein, giving the protein MIFKKKLYIKGMDLKQNNNRRMISLIAPLAIGFSLCACGSDNVAGGGPSGTEAGNAITAQILIANAPAANARVKLVEHNSLDGQGYTATADSNGFVSIEHVAVGNYTMEATLDESALALQLPVDVKDTVSDVELGQQNLQKSVFIGGSITDFIGNTDESIKNMNGFVKFRGLDHSAAITNGKFEIFGLPAGHLNMVIIPAETADTVKVTVETDAGDSVTTLKPNTPEPEKETLLIDDFEDGDFYHRLAPEYTNFMFGGGQWAINTDPAIVNIDTLPGSFKITPVATYTPFGGSPFTAVIQDDGNGGKEVHFTIEFPDTSAYKQASAIVKVDIGNSGVSYDLTPIDTIAFEAWGQGTADFVIIDATLKDVDASLGGAAFTIGKTSMELTQEKKKYKFALADIVPNEETRKSATTMGLVFHSDAELHFDNLEFIGNDLLNIWKSNK; this is encoded by the coding sequence ATGATTTTCAAAAAGAAATTATATATTAAGGGTATGGACTTGAAGCAGAACAACAACAGACGCATGATTTCGCTGATTGCACCGCTTGCAATCGGGTTTTCGCTTTGCGCCTGCGGTTCTGACAACGTAGCAGGTGGCGGCCCGAGCGGCACAGAAGCTGGCAACGCCATCACTGCACAGATTCTTATCGCCAATGCACCTGCGGCAAACGCACGCGTCAAGCTCGTCGAACACAACAGCCTCGACGGTCAAGGCTACACGGCTACCGCAGACTCGAACGGCTTTGTCTCCATTGAACACGTCGCCGTTGGCAACTACACGATGGAAGCCACCCTTGATGAATCTGCACTTGCACTCCAGCTCCCTGTGGATGTCAAGGATACCGTAAGCGATGTTGAACTCGGACAGCAGAATTTGCAGAAGTCCGTCTTTATCGGCGGTTCGATTACCGACTTTATTGGCAACACGGACGAAAGCATAAAGAACATGAACGGCTTTGTCAAGTTCCGTGGTCTCGACCATTCAGCAGCCATCACAAATGGCAAGTTTGAAATCTTCGGTCTCCCGGCAGGACACTTGAACATGGTGATTATTCCGGCAGAAACCGCCGACACGGTGAAGGTCACTGTTGAAACGGATGCAGGCGACTCGGTCACGACCCTCAAGCCGAACACTCCGGAACCGGAAAAAGAGACTCTCCTCATTGACGATTTTGAAGACGGGGACTTCTATCACCGCCTCGCTCCCGAATACACGAATTTCATGTTCGGCGGTGGCCAATGGGCAATAAACACCGATCCAGCAATAGTAAACATCGATACATTGCCGGGCTCATTCAAAATCACCCCAGTTGCAACATACACCCCGTTCGGTGGCTCTCCATTTACCGCCGTCATTCAGGATGACGGGAACGGCGGCAAGGAAGTCCACTTTACAATCGAATTCCCGGATACATCCGCATACAAGCAGGCTAGCGCCATTGTCAAAGTGGATATCGGAAATTCTGGTGTAAGCTACGACCTCACCCCCATCGATACGATTGCATTTGAAGCATGGGGCCAAGGCACCGCAGATTTTGTAATTATTGATGCAACGCTCAAGGACGTCGACGCCTCGCTTGGTGGAGCAGCATTCACCATCGGCAAGACCTCCATGGAGCTCACGCAAGAGAAGAAGAAGTACAAGTTCGCACTTGCAGACATTGTACCCAACGAAGAAACACGCAAGAGCGCAACTACGATGGGGCTTGTATTCCATAGCGATGCAGAACTCCACTTCGACAATCTTGAGTTCATCGGCAATGACTTGCTGAACATCTGGAAATCGAACAAATAA
- a CDS encoding patatin family protein, protein MKYKNTAIVVEGGGLRGSYAGGVLDVLADKEIKFGGACGTSAGATHLCSFLSGQIGRNFRVDTVHSKSPRYMSFRNLLFTGDYFAFDYCYKQIPYKIDPFEFDKFAAQCQETEFRVCMTDVETGLAEYPRILDYRNEDDMNRIRASASLPILSKIVEIHGKKFLDGGVADSIPFEPMFKSGFERAVVILTRPLGYRKKVNKALPLVKLAFRHYPKFVEAVATRHIRYNQALDKLAKLESEGKVFIYRPSRLIKISDIESNKKKIAELYELGKEDAHNKMPDLLKFLEG, encoded by the coding sequence ATGAAGTACAAAAACACAGCCATTGTTGTCGAGGGCGGCGGTTTACGCGGGTCGTATGCCGGCGGAGTTCTTGACGTGCTCGCCGACAAAGAAATCAAGTTTGGCGGGGCCTGCGGCACATCGGCAGGCGCCACGCACTTGTGCAGTTTTCTCTCGGGGCAAATCGGTCGCAACTTTCGCGTCGATACCGTACACTCCAAAAGCCCGCGCTACATGAGTTTCAGGAACCTGCTTTTCACAGGCGACTACTTTGCTTTTGACTATTGCTACAAGCAAATTCCATACAAAATTGACCCGTTTGAATTTGACAAGTTCGCCGCACAGTGCCAAGAGACCGAATTCCGCGTCTGCATGACAGACGTTGAAACTGGCCTTGCCGAATATCCGCGCATTTTGGACTACCGTAACGAAGACGACATGAACCGCATCCGCGCATCGGCTAGTCTCCCGATTTTAAGCAAAATCGTCGAAATTCACGGGAAAAAGTTCCTGGATGGCGGCGTCGCCGACAGCATCCCGTTCGAACCCATGTTCAAAAGCGGTTTTGAACGCGCGGTCGTAATCCTCACGCGCCCGCTCGGCTACCGCAAAAAGGTCAACAAGGCCCTCCCGCTCGTCAAGCTTGCGTTCCGTCATTACCCGAAATTCGTCGAAGCGGTCGCCACGCGCCACATCCGCTACAACCAGGCGCTGGACAAACTGGCCAAACTCGAATCTGAGGGCAAAGTCTTCATCTACCGCCCAAGCCGCCTCATCAAGATTTCGGACATCGAGAGCAACAAGAAGAAAATTGCGGAACTTTACGAGCTCGGCAAGGAAGACGCCCACAACAAGATGCCGGATTTGCTGAAATTTTTGGAAGGATAG
- a CDS encoding NUDIX domain-containing protein — MAEEMIDILNSDGTPAGYSRSRTEVHAKGLWHRTVHIWAFAPDGRIVFQLRSHLKENNPNLLDTSCAGHITAGDDSRHAGVRELREEMGITKRPEDLEYLFEATHENALNNRTYFDNEYYDTYKITLSDEEVEHLVPQPGEVDDFILMTRDEFLAMFAQNPEKFVNHPKDYAWIQSIQIMQK; from the coding sequence ATGGCAGAAGAGATGATTGACATTTTGAACAGCGACGGCACTCCGGCGGGGTATTCCCGCAGTAGGACAGAAGTCCATGCGAAGGGACTTTGGCACCGTACCGTCCACATTTGGGCATTTGCTCCTGACGGAAGAATCGTCTTTCAGCTTCGGAGCCACCTCAAGGAAAACAACCCGAACCTGCTCGACACGAGCTGCGCCGGGCATATTACCGCAGGCGACGACAGCCGACACGCTGGCGTCCGCGAACTCCGCGAAGAGATGGGCATCACCAAACGCCCCGAAGACTTGGAATACCTTTTTGAGGCGACCCACGAGAACGCTTTAAACAACAGAACGTATTTCGACAACGAATATTACGACACGTACAAGATAACGCTATCTGACGAAGAAGTGGAACATCTCGTTCCGCAGCCAGGCGAAGTAGACGACTTCATTTTGATGACGCGCGATGAATTTTTGGCCATGTTCGCTCAAAATCCCGAAAAATTCGTGAATCACCCCAAAGATTACGCCTGGATACAATCAATACAAATTATGCAAAAATAA